From Candidatus Equadaptatus faecalis, one genomic window encodes:
- a CDS encoding CtsR family transcriptional regulator, whose translation MAVAFESDSITKAIEEYFGQLLQDAAEGSILLRRKDVAAKFGCVPSQINYVLRSRFAPENGFLVESQRGGHGYIKIMHLTFNDVEEKISHLANLVGISVTDQEARRLLVNLQNRELISARERLLIEVALRNQDENSRTLFDVSPYKRDVMRAELLKKLLTGLTLQ comes from the coding sequence ATGGCAGTGGCGTTTGAAAGCGACAGCATTACCAAGGCGATAGAAGAATATTTCGGACAGCTTTTGCAGGACGCTGCCGAGGGCAGTATTCTGCTGAGGCGGAAGGACGTCGCGGCGAAGTTCGGCTGCGTGCCGAGCCAGATAAATTACGTTCTCCGCAGCCGTTTTGCGCCTGAGAACGGTTTTCTTGTCGAGAGCCAGCGGGGCGGACACGGTTATATAAAGATTATGCATCTTACCTTCAACGATGTTGAGGAAAAAATTTCGCATCTTGCCAATCTTGTCGGAATATCGGTTACAGATCAGGAAGCCCGCAGGCTGCTTGTCAATTTGCAGAACCGTGAGCTGATTTCCGCACGCGAGCGCCTGCTTATTGAGGTTGCGCTGAGAAATCAGGACGAGAACAGCAGGACGCTTTTTGATGTTTCGCCGTACAAGAGAGATGTCATGCGCGCCGAGCTGCTCAAAAAATTGCTGACAGGGCTTACATTGCAATAG